Proteins encoded together in one Terriglobus saanensis SP1PR4 window:
- a CDS encoding Lrp/AsnC family transcriptional regulator: protein MELDRIDCALLEHLQKDARTPYAELGRRVGLSTPSVIERVRKMEDAEVIRGYHAQVAPENVGLPMRAFIKVTIAGDKLEKFATVVRRVPEVREAHRVTGAESYIVQVAVRDIAHLEKVIDALAPYVATQTSLVLASAIEWNPVIPVAPVLR, encoded by the coding sequence ATGGAACTCGACCGTATCGACTGCGCGCTCCTGGAGCATCTGCAAAAGGACGCGCGCACTCCCTACGCCGAATTGGGCCGACGTGTGGGTCTTTCCACGCCGTCCGTCATCGAGCGCGTGCGCAAAATGGAAGACGCCGAGGTGATTCGCGGCTACCACGCCCAGGTGGCACCGGAGAACGTCGGTCTGCCCATGCGTGCCTTTATCAAGGTAACCATTGCAGGCGACAAGCTGGAGAAGTTTGCCACCGTGGTTCGGCGGGTGCCGGAGGTGCGTGAGGCGCACCGCGTGACCGGCGCGGAGAGCTACATCGTGCAGGTTGCGGTGCGGGACATCGCCCACCTGGAAAAGGTGATCGACGCGCTCGCTCCCTATGTGGCCACGCAGACTTCCCTGGTCCTGGCTAGCGCAATTGAGTGGAATCCGGTTATTCCCGTGGCGCCAGTCCTTCGCTAA
- a CDS encoding fumarylacetoacetate hydrolase family protein, translating into MKLVTYVGDKGAAVAGLQIGEEVIALEGYATVLEFLEAGQKGIAAAEKLIADKNAKRTPLASLKLLAPIPKPPRVFAIGLNYQVHAIESKFDVQAVPTVFLKLSETVVGPDVDVILPKSSTQVDYEAEMAVVIGKAGYRISAADADEYIFGYTICNDVSARDVQLATTQWSMGKSFPTFTPIGPCIVSKDEVGDAHDLDITCDVSGERLQDSNTSLLIFRVPQLIEYISSITPLLAGDIISTGTPPGVGLGRTPQRWLKPEEEMVVTVEKIGSLRNKTVAE; encoded by the coding sequence ATGAAGCTGGTTACGTACGTAGGGGACAAGGGCGCTGCGGTTGCAGGTTTGCAGATCGGCGAAGAGGTCATCGCGCTCGAAGGTTACGCCACCGTTCTGGAGTTTCTGGAGGCAGGGCAGAAGGGAATCGCCGCCGCAGAAAAGCTGATCGCGGACAAGAACGCGAAGCGCACACCATTGGCTTCGCTGAAGCTGCTTGCTCCAATCCCAAAGCCGCCGCGTGTCTTTGCCATTGGTCTGAACTATCAGGTGCATGCGATCGAGAGCAAGTTTGATGTGCAGGCCGTGCCGACTGTTTTCTTAAAGTTATCTGAGACTGTTGTAGGCCCGGACGTCGATGTGATCCTTCCGAAGAGCAGCACACAGGTAGACTACGAGGCCGAGATGGCCGTTGTGATCGGCAAGGCTGGCTATCGCATCTCCGCCGCAGATGCGGACGAGTATATCTTCGGCTACACCATCTGCAACGATGTCAGCGCACGCGATGTTCAACTCGCGACAACGCAGTGGAGCATGGGGAAGAGTTTTCCGACCTTCACGCCCATTGGTCCGTGCATCGTTTCGAAGGATGAAGTGGGCGATGCGCATGATTTGGACATCACATGCGACGTGAGCGGAGAGCGGCTACAGGATTCCAATACCAGCCTGCTGATCTTTCGTGTGCCGCAGTTAATCGAGTATATCTCCAGCATTACGCCGCTTCTGGCCGGAGATATCATCAGCACGGGTACGCCTCCAGGCGTCGGTCTGGGCCGCACACCGCAGCGCTGGTTGAAGCCGGAAGAAGAGATGGTTGTGACGGTGGAGAAGATCGGTTCTCTCCGTAACAAAACTGTGGCGGAATAG
- a CDS encoding L-fuconate dehydratase has product MQSIVIERVRVVDLRFPTSRESIGSDAVNKDPDYSAAYCILETNSEVEGHGLTFTLGRGTDLVVQALEYLSKFAVGRTLDSITENFAKFSRELTDESQFRWLGPEKGVIHLATGALINAVWDLYAKVEGKPLWRLLAEMEPEQLLKAVEFRYIDDALTYDEALAILQRGREGKAERMEQLLEHGYPAYTTSVGWFGFSDEKVRRLCREALADGWTHFKLKVGGDAVDDLRRGRLVREEIGWTNKLMVDANQKWGVLEAIERTKQLAELQPWWMEEPTNPDDILGHARIRREAAPVPIATGEHCQNRVMFKQLMQAEAIDVCQIDSCRVAGVNENLAIILLAAKFGVRVCPHAGGVGLCEYVQHLSMFDYLCVSTTMKDRVIEFVDHLHEHFVDPVRIRRGHYLAPENPGYSIAVFPSTITKYSFPDGEVWKEEQ; this is encoded by the coding sequence ATGCAGTCGATTGTGATTGAAAGGGTCCGCGTGGTGGACCTTCGTTTTCCGACTTCCCGCGAGAGCATTGGCTCTGACGCGGTCAATAAAGACCCAGACTATTCGGCGGCTTACTGCATTCTGGAAACGAACTCCGAGGTTGAAGGTCACGGCCTTACATTCACTCTGGGACGCGGAACAGATCTCGTAGTGCAGGCGCTCGAGTATCTTTCGAAGTTTGCTGTGGGACGTACGCTCGATTCCATCACGGAGAACTTTGCCAAGTTCTCACGCGAGTTGACGGACGAAAGCCAGTTCCGCTGGCTCGGCCCGGAGAAGGGCGTCATCCATCTGGCGACGGGCGCTCTGATCAATGCAGTCTGGGACCTGTATGCCAAGGTTGAAGGCAAACCACTCTGGCGTCTCCTTGCCGAGATGGAACCGGAGCAACTGCTCAAGGCTGTGGAGTTCCGCTACATCGACGATGCGTTGACCTATGACGAGGCGCTGGCGATCCTGCAACGCGGTCGCGAGGGCAAAGCCGAGCGCATGGAGCAACTGCTGGAGCACGGCTATCCGGCGTATACCACCTCCGTCGGCTGGTTCGGTTTCTCAGATGAGAAGGTGCGGCGGCTCTGTCGCGAAGCGCTCGCTGACGGCTGGACACACTTCAAACTAAAAGTCGGCGGCGATGCTGTTGACGATCTGCGACGCGGGCGTCTTGTACGCGAAGAGATCGGCTGGACCAACAAACTAATGGTCGACGCGAACCAAAAGTGGGGCGTGCTGGAGGCCATTGAGCGCACAAAGCAGCTTGCCGAATTGCAACCGTGGTGGATGGAAGAGCCGACCAACCCCGACGACATCCTCGGGCATGCGCGCATTCGCCGCGAGGCTGCACCGGTACCCATCGCCACTGGAGAGCACTGCCAGAATCGCGTGATGTTCAAGCAGTTGATGCAGGCGGAGGCGATCGACGTCTGCCAGATCGATAGCTGCCGGGTCGCGGGGGTGAACGAAAATCTCGCCATCATTTTGCTCGCCGCGAAGTTTGGCGTTCGAGTCTGCCCCCACGCCGGCGGTGTGGGACTTTGCGAGTACGTTCAGCATCTCTCGATGTTCGATTACCTTTGTGTCTCGACTACGATGAAAGACCGCGTCATCGAGTTTGTCGACCATCTCCATGAACATTTCGTCGATCCGGTAAGGATACGGCGCGGGCACTACTTGGCCCCTGAAAATCCGGGATATTCGATTGCGGTCTTCCCGTCCACGATTACGAAGTACAGTTTCCCCGATGGGGAAGTTTGGAAGGAAGAGCAATGA
- a CDS encoding SIS domain-containing protein, with the protein MDANAERSFPHAMLREIWEQPSALERTLDYYTDGTTFRAKRFAEAQIALRDHNDVVIAASGSSRHAGLTAEIVMEDLARLAVDVEFASEYCLRSTNTKRDPAVIVISQSGETADTLAALREAKKRGHRTSAVTNVAGSTMAREADASLPTEAGVEKAIPATKSFTAQLLVLHLLALYAAQERKALDAAEVTRRLALVRELPQAVAAQLTEWEKQIEALAPFYAGAKTFLFLGRGIHYAIAREGALKLKESSYLHAEGYPAGELKHGPNALVSPEVPLIVLATYDADDAESVLRYEKTVQLLADMKAQGATVLAVINAGDVRVRGLVTHAIEVRPANEYLLPIIEVIPFQLLAYFIAVRNGVDVDRPRNLTKAVLAD; encoded by the coding sequence ATGGACGCGAACGCCGAACGTAGTTTTCCTCATGCAATGCTGCGTGAGATCTGGGAGCAGCCCTCTGCTCTGGAACGCACGCTGGACTACTACACGGACGGAACGACGTTTCGCGCGAAGCGGTTTGCCGAGGCGCAGATTGCCCTTCGCGATCACAACGATGTCGTCATCGCCGCCAGCGGTTCCAGCCGCCACGCCGGTTTGACCGCCGAAATCGTCATGGAGGATCTGGCACGCCTGGCCGTTGACGTAGAGTTTGCCAGTGAATACTGCCTACGGTCCACAAACACCAAGCGTGATCCTGCGGTGATTGTTATCTCGCAGTCGGGCGAAACGGCGGATACGTTGGCTGCCCTGCGCGAGGCAAAAAAACGCGGCCACCGTACCTCTGCCGTGACCAATGTGGCAGGATCGACCATGGCGCGCGAGGCCGATGCGAGTTTACCAACTGAGGCTGGGGTGGAGAAGGCGATTCCCGCAACCAAAAGCTTCACTGCCCAGCTACTGGTCCTGCATCTGCTGGCACTCTACGCCGCGCAGGAGCGCAAGGCGCTGGATGCGGCGGAAGTGACTCGCAGGCTTGCCCTGGTGCGCGAGCTGCCGCAGGCAGTCGCGGCTCAGCTTACAGAGTGGGAGAAGCAGATCGAGGCGCTCGCTCCTTTCTACGCGGGCGCTAAGACCTTTCTCTTCCTTGGGCGAGGCATCCACTACGCCATTGCTCGCGAGGGCGCGCTCAAGCTCAAGGAGAGCTCGTATCTGCATGCCGAGGGCTATCCCGCTGGCGAATTGAAGCATGGGCCCAATGCGCTGGTCTCTCCAGAAGTTCCGCTCATCGTCCTTGCGACCTATGACGCAGACGATGCGGAGAGCGTTCTGCGCTACGAGAAAACGGTTCAGCTTCTGGCGGATATGAAGGCACAGGGAGCAACGGTACTGGCGGTCATCAACGCGGGCGACGTGCGTGTTCGCGGCTTGGTTACGCATGCCATCGAAGTTCGGCCAGCCAACGAATACCTCTTGCCGATTATTGAGGTGATTCCGTTCCAGTTGCTGGCTTACTTCATCGCCGTGCGCAACGGTGTGGACGTCGATCGTCCGCGCAACCTGACCAAAGCCGTACTAGCGGACTAA
- a CDS encoding aminopeptidase: MSNLIEALPRLLGVPFPMEFAAGATNAVQTCLRVQPSEKVTLIADEKCLEIAASLAAELQNSGCRWNGFILEEEAQRPLKEMPAIVLEDMETSDVSIFAVEVQPNELRSRMQMTDVVNRRRMRHAHMVNITPEIMVQGMRADFNLVDELSQRVLDLVRQATYVRATTAAGTDIHAQLSPDYKWFKTSGIISTEKWGNLPGGECFTAPEEVNGVFVVDGVVGDYLCARFGILRATPLTIWIEGNRIKRIACDNKELEAAFWAYTHTDVNSDRVGEFAIGTNIGVERVIGNILQDEKFPGIHIAFGDPYGAHTGAPWKSSTHIDVVGLGFNIWLGNADGEKQIMRDGVFVI, encoded by the coding sequence ATGTCGAACCTTATTGAGGCTCTACCTCGCCTGCTTGGCGTACCGTTCCCCATGGAGTTTGCCGCTGGCGCCACGAACGCCGTTCAAACCTGTCTGCGGGTTCAGCCTTCAGAAAAGGTCACGCTGATTGCAGACGAGAAATGCCTGGAGATCGCGGCCTCCCTCGCCGCTGAACTGCAGAATTCTGGTTGTCGATGGAACGGCTTCATCCTGGAGGAGGAAGCCCAACGGCCTCTGAAGGAGATGCCCGCAATCGTCCTCGAAGATATGGAAACCTCCGATGTGAGTATCTTTGCCGTCGAGGTCCAGCCCAACGAATTGCGCAGCCGCATGCAGATGACCGACGTCGTCAATCGTCGCCGAATGCGTCACGCGCACATGGTCAACATCACGCCCGAGATCATGGTGCAGGGCATGCGTGCCGACTTCAATTTAGTGGACGAGTTGAGCCAGCGTGTGCTTGACCTCGTGCGCCAGGCGACCTACGTGCGCGCCACGACCGCCGCCGGGACCGACATCCATGCGCAGCTTTCGCCGGACTATAAGTGGTTCAAGACCTCAGGCATCATCAGCACGGAGAAGTGGGGAAACCTGCCCGGCGGAGAGTGTTTTACTGCTCCCGAAGAAGTGAACGGTGTCTTCGTGGTAGATGGTGTGGTGGGGGATTATCTTTGCGCACGCTTTGGAATTCTGCGCGCCACTCCGTTGACCATCTGGATTGAGGGGAACCGCATCAAGCGCATTGCATGCGATAACAAGGAGTTGGAAGCCGCGTTCTGGGCCTATACCCATACGGATGTGAACTCAGATCGCGTTGGCGAGTTTGCGATTGGAACCAACATCGGCGTAGAGAGGGTGATCGGAAACATTTTGCAGGACGAGAAGTTCCCCGGAATCCATATCGCCTTTGGAGATCCCTATGGAGCGCACACCGGCGCACCCTGGAAGTCGTCCACACATATCGACGTGGTGGGTCTCGGCTTCAATATCTGGCTGGGGAATGCGGACGGGGAAAAGCAGATTATGCGCGATGGCGTCTTTGTCATCTAA
- a CDS encoding pyridoxal phosphate-dependent aminotransferase, with translation MSTGSCNPSVSRRNFVRLFGAGAAAAAAISGLTPELRAQAAEPSPFTPRTKRMERPQLPPDAVIISTNENPLGPAHSAMEYMMKIAPMGGRYDRVGVGQDVVKTLSEQFGLKPGYVEFYPGSGGPLDMALMSNIGPDKGLVCADPSYEQGPRAAKTMKAPLKMVPLTATYAHDVKAMLAANPNAGAFYIVNPNNPTGTMTPKEDILWLIQNKPAGSVVIVDEAYHHFSTHESVIDQVAADKDVIVMRTFSKIYGMAGIRAGFAIARPDLLAKFNTVSPYLHIQNVASASMMSAAMAVASLKDADLVPLRRKLNRDNLDMSMEFLDKHGYKTIPGSQANMFMVDVKRPGSDFTKQMLTEKVAIGRSWPIMPTYVRVTVGTKDEMLKFQTAFVKCMDKPSTTVNAQLKAELYIPSEIDRHYV, from the coding sequence ATGAGCACCGGATCTTGTAACCCTTCAGTTTCACGCCGCAACTTCGTGCGCCTCTTTGGCGCAGGAGCCGCCGCCGCTGCCGCAATCTCGGGTCTTACCCCGGAACTGCGTGCCCAAGCCGCTGAGCCCAGCCCCTTCACACCGCGCACCAAACGTATGGAGCGCCCCCAGCTTCCGCCCGATGCCGTGATCATTTCGACCAACGAAAATCCTCTCGGACCTGCGCATTCCGCGATGGAATACATGATGAAGATCGCCCCGATGGGCGGACGTTATGACCGTGTTGGGGTTGGCCAGGATGTCGTCAAGACTCTGAGCGAGCAGTTCGGCCTGAAGCCAGGCTACGTTGAGTTCTATCCGGGTTCGGGTGGACCTCTGGATATGGCGTTGATGTCGAACATCGGTCCGGACAAGGGCCTCGTCTGCGCCGATCCTTCCTATGAGCAGGGACCTCGCGCTGCCAAGACCATGAAGGCTCCGCTGAAGATGGTTCCTCTCACTGCCACCTATGCGCACGACGTGAAGGCGATGCTTGCTGCCAACCCGAACGCGGGCGCTTTCTACATCGTGAATCCGAATAACCCTACCGGCACCATGACGCCGAAGGAAGACATTCTTTGGCTCATTCAGAACAAGCCGGCTGGTTCGGTCGTCATTGTGGATGAGGCCTACCATCACTTCTCGACGCACGAGTCGGTCATCGATCAGGTTGCCGCCGATAAGGATGTCATCGTGATGCGAACCTTCTCGAAGATCTACGGTATGGCTGGCATTCGCGCAGGTTTTGCGATTGCACGTCCTGATCTCCTCGCGAAGTTCAACACCGTCTCGCCCTACCTCCACATTCAGAACGTGGCCAGTGCTTCGATGATGTCCGCGGCGATGGCCGTAGCCAGCCTGAAGGATGCCGACCTCGTACCCCTGCGTCGCAAGCTGAACCGCGACAACCTGGACATGAGCATGGAGTTCCTGGACAAGCACGGATACAAGACGATCCCTGGATCGCAGGCGAACATGTTCATGGTGGACGTAAAGCGTCCCGGTAGCGACTTCACGAAGCAGATGCTGACGGAGAAAGTGGCGATCGGCCGTTCGTGGCCCATCATGCCGACCTACGTTCGCGTTACCGTCGGCACCAAGGACGAGATGCTGAAGTTCCAGACTGCTTTCGTCAAGTGCATGGACAAGCCCTCTACCACAGTAAACGCCCAGTTGAAGGCGGAACTCTACATCCCGTCCGAAATCGATCGTCACTACGTATAA
- a CDS encoding efflux RND transporter permease subunit: MLQSIVAVALRQRLILVVIAVVLAGFGVNAAKQLSVDAFPDVANVQVQIATEAAGKSPEEVERFVTIPIEIAMTGLPGMTDMRSLNKPGLSLITLVFTDESDLYRERQMVSERLAELRERMPEGVTPVLGPITNALGEVYQYTLELPGEAETKRALSREELIERRTLQDWVVRPLLRSISGVAEINSTGGFVKQYETLVDPQKLHYYNLTINDVRQALSRNNANAGGGVLPQHAEQYLIRSVGLVRGLDDLRNIVLKESGGTPVYMRDVADVRIGTEVRAGAMIKNGATEAVGGVVLMTSGGNAKEIVGRVKERVAQINSKHMIPDGLQIVPYYDRSQLVDAAIHTVTEVLGEGVVLVVVILFLFLGDLRSSLIVSANLLLTPLLTFLVMNQIGLSANLMSLGGLAIAIGLMVDGSVVVVENVFGKLSHARHAGHGDLGRWSKLQVVLNAVQEVATPTVVGVTIIILVFLPLMTLEGMEGKMFAPLAYTIAIAIAISLVLSLTLSPVLSSYLLKGGSEDDTWLVRTLRKPYSRLLGWALHHRKTTVLTVVALFVGALLIFPFLGTSFIPEMQEGTLSPNADRVPNISLEESLKMEREMQRLMLQVPGVQSVVSRVGRGESPADPAGPNEADVLASLTPFDERPRGMTQDGIAEQIRTRLTSLPGINLVMSQPISDRVDEMVSGVRADVAVMLYGDDLDVLVAKASEIAKVATGIQGTQDTRVDRVGGQQYLTIDIDRSAIARYGLNAADVNDVIEMAIAGKSATDIYEGERRFAAVVRLPQSLRDSVEDIRELQISAPSGPRISLKDLATIKVVEGPALINRSMGKRRIVVGVNVQNRDLGGYVKELQGKVDQQVKLPSGYFIEWGGQFHNMERALHHLMIIVPITIAAIFFLLFVLFKSVRFAALIITVLPLASIGGILGLFISGEYLSVPASVGFIALWGMAVLNGVVLVSYIRKLRQEGHSPEDAVREGTRMRFRPVMMTATVAALGLVPFLFATGPGSEIQRPLAIVVIGGLVSSTALTLLLLPVVYAFFEGSYVEETEESAEILV, from the coding sequence ATGCTGCAGTCCATCGTGGCGGTCGCGCTGCGGCAACGCCTGATCCTTGTGGTCATAGCTGTAGTGCTTGCAGGTTTTGGCGTAAACGCTGCAAAGCAGCTCTCGGTCGATGCATTTCCCGATGTCGCCAATGTGCAGGTGCAGATCGCAACGGAAGCAGCAGGGAAGTCTCCGGAAGAAGTAGAACGATTTGTCACTATCCCCATTGAGATCGCGATGACCGGCCTGCCGGGTATGACGGACATGCGCTCTCTGAACAAGCCAGGGCTCTCGCTCATAACACTGGTCTTCACGGACGAGAGCGATCTCTACCGCGAACGCCAGATGGTCAGCGAGCGCCTCGCCGAATTGCGCGAGCGCATGCCGGAAGGCGTTACACCCGTACTCGGTCCCATCACAAACGCCTTGGGCGAGGTCTACCAATACACTCTCGAATTGCCCGGTGAAGCCGAAACGAAGCGCGCTCTTTCGCGCGAAGAGTTAATCGAGCGGCGTACCTTGCAGGACTGGGTCGTCCGTCCTCTGTTGCGCTCCATCTCGGGTGTTGCGGAGATCAACTCCACCGGCGGATTTGTGAAGCAGTACGAGACCCTCGTCGATCCGCAGAAGCTGCATTACTACAACCTCACCATCAACGATGTACGCCAGGCACTTTCCCGCAACAATGCCAACGCGGGGGGAGGGGTCCTGCCGCAGCACGCAGAACAGTATCTGATCCGCAGCGTAGGCCTTGTGCGCGGTCTGGATGATCTGCGCAACATCGTCCTGAAAGAGAGTGGTGGTACGCCGGTCTACATGCGCGACGTTGCCGACGTCCGCATTGGAACTGAAGTGCGTGCGGGCGCAATGATCAAGAACGGCGCGACAGAAGCCGTGGGCGGCGTTGTCCTCATGACGAGCGGTGGCAACGCCAAGGAGATCGTAGGCCGCGTGAAGGAGCGCGTAGCCCAGATCAACAGCAAGCACATGATCCCCGACGGCCTCCAGATTGTGCCGTATTACGACCGTTCACAACTCGTAGATGCCGCGATCCACACCGTCACTGAAGTTCTCGGCGAAGGTGTTGTCCTCGTCGTAGTAATTCTGTTTCTCTTCCTTGGAGACCTGCGTTCGAGCCTGATCGTCAGCGCGAATCTTCTCCTGACTCCTCTGCTGACCTTCCTCGTAATGAATCAGATTGGTCTGTCCGCAAACCTCATGTCTCTTGGAGGTCTCGCCATCGCGATTGGCCTCATGGTGGATGGATCCGTCGTCGTGGTCGAAAACGTCTTCGGCAAACTCAGTCATGCAAGGCACGCAGGACACGGCGATCTGGGTAGATGGAGCAAACTCCAGGTCGTCCTCAATGCGGTACAGGAAGTCGCCACGCCAACAGTCGTAGGCGTCACCATCATCATCCTGGTCTTCCTTCCGCTCATGACGCTCGAAGGTATGGAGGGCAAGATGTTCGCGCCTCTCGCGTACACCATCGCCATTGCGATTGCGATTTCGCTGGTGCTCTCACTTACACTCTCGCCCGTACTGTCTTCGTATCTCTTGAAGGGCGGTTCGGAAGACGATACATGGCTCGTAAGAACATTGCGCAAACCTTATAGTCGTCTGCTGGGATGGGCACTCCATCATCGCAAGACGACCGTGCTGACCGTCGTAGCGCTCTTCGTCGGTGCACTTCTGATCTTTCCTTTCCTCGGAACGTCGTTTATTCCGGAGATGCAGGAAGGCACACTTTCTCCCAATGCAGATCGTGTGCCGAACATCTCACTAGAAGAGTCGCTCAAAATGGAGCGCGAGATGCAGCGGCTTATGCTGCAGGTGCCCGGCGTGCAGAGTGTCGTCTCACGCGTAGGACGTGGCGAATCGCCAGCAGATCCCGCTGGTCCCAACGAAGCCGATGTACTCGCTTCATTGACGCCCTTTGACGAACGGCCACGCGGCATGACGCAGGACGGAATCGCAGAGCAGATTCGTACCCGACTGACATCGCTTCCGGGCATTAATCTGGTCATGTCACAGCCCATCAGCGATCGCGTCGATGAGATGGTCTCTGGTGTTCGTGCCGACGTTGCCGTCATGCTCTATGGAGATGACCTCGACGTACTCGTAGCCAAAGCAAGCGAGATTGCTAAAGTCGCCACGGGCATCCAGGGCACACAGGACACTCGCGTGGACCGCGTCGGAGGACAGCAATACCTAACCATTGACATCGACCGCAGCGCAATCGCCCGCTACGGTCTGAACGCCGCGGATGTGAATGACGTGATCGAAATGGCCATCGCAGGAAAATCCGCAACGGACATCTACGAAGGGGAACGCCGCTTTGCTGCTGTGGTGCGTTTGCCGCAGAGCCTGCGCGATAGCGTCGAAGATATCCGCGAACTACAAATCAGCGCTCCGTCTGGCCCGCGTATCTCGCTGAAGGATCTCGCCACGATCAAGGTCGTCGAAGGCCCGGCGCTCATCAATCGCAGCATGGGCAAGCGCCGTATTGTGGTGGGCGTCAACGTGCAGAACCGCGATCTCGGCGGCTATGTCAAAGAACTGCAAGGAAAAGTAGATCAACAGGTCAAACTTCCCTCTGGCTATTTCATCGAGTGGGGTGGGCAGTTCCACAACATGGAACGCGCTTTGCATCACTTGATGATCATTGTCCCCATCACCATCGCGGCGATCTTTTTTCTGCTCTTCGTGCTCTTCAAATCCGTACGATTCGCCGCGCTCATCATCACGGTGCTTCCGCTCGCCTCCATTGGCGGCATCCTCGGCCTTTTTATCTCAGGTGAATATCTTTCCGTGCCAGCGTCTGTGGGCTTCATCGCTCTCTGGGGAATGGCAGTGCTCAACGGTGTGGTGCTCGTCTCTTACATCCGCAAGCTGCGGCAGGAAGGTCATTCGCCAGAAGACGCCGTTCGCGAAGGAACGCGCATGCGCTTCCGGCCGGTCATGATGACCGCAACGGTGGCCGCTCTTGGCCTCGTTCCATTTCTCTTCGCTACCGGTCCGGGCTCTGAAATTCAACGCCCGCTGGCCATCGTTGTCATCGGCGGCCTGGTCAGCTCCACAGCGCTGACTCTTCTCTTGCTGCCAGTCGTCTACGCCTTCTTTGAAGGAAGCTATGTCGAAGAGACAGAGGAGTCTGCCGAGATCCTGGTATAA
- a CDS encoding efflux RND transporter periplasmic adaptor subunit: MTIRNQVLRACAVILFVLPLLVAQGCKAKPEESAVAQNVGPNEVTIPPALAGNLKFGSPEMRNVTGLMQVAAHVETDASRIARVGSPVSGRILRLLVFEGQNVKAGTALAMLHSTDLSDAQVALIKSGSQQGLAAASVKRAEQLVEADVIGRAELERRRAEQLQASTEVSSYRTQLRGLGMTENQIHQLETNRKLSADYPIVTPKGGTVLKREITIGQVVQPSDPAFTIADLSSVWIVANVPEEDAGTLRKGMEVTVKIPALPQEEITGRLSFVSPIVDPATRTVAVRMEMKNTEGRLKPDELASMIFTGHADRKLTIPNTATVREDNRDHVFVQIAPQKYLLREVQLGEEQDDRRVVLGGVRADERIVTDGAFHLNNQRKQNAIKGGQ; this comes from the coding sequence ATGACGATACGAAATCAAGTTTTACGCGCATGCGCTGTCATACTTTTTGTACTGCCGCTTCTTGTGGCGCAGGGATGCAAGGCGAAGCCGGAAGAATCCGCCGTTGCTCAGAACGTAGGTCCCAATGAAGTCACCATTCCTCCTGCGCTCGCTGGAAACCTGAAGTTCGGTTCGCCCGAGATGCGCAACGTGACGGGCCTGATGCAGGTGGCCGCGCACGTGGAGACAGATGCCAGCCGCATTGCGCGCGTGGGGTCACCCGTCTCCGGCCGCATCCTGCGACTGCTGGTCTTTGAAGGGCAGAATGTAAAAGCCGGAACGGCGCTGGCGATGCTGCACAGCACGGACCTCTCCGATGCGCAGGTAGCTCTGATCAAATCAGGCTCGCAACAAGGACTTGCAGCAGCATCCGTCAAGCGTGCGGAGCAGCTTGTGGAAGCGGACGTCATCGGACGCGCAGAGCTGGAACGACGGCGTGCGGAACAGTTGCAGGCCAGTACAGAGGTCTCCTCCTATCGCACCCAGTTACGCGGCCTGGGCATGACGGAGAATCAGATTCATCAGTTGGAGACCAACCGTAAGCTGAGCGCGGACTATCCCATCGTCACGCCAAAAGGTGGAACGGTATTGAAGCGCGAGATTACCATCGGACAAGTGGTGCAACCATCCGACCCTGCGTTCACCATCGCGGATCTCTCCAGCGTCTGGATCGTAGCGAACGTGCCTGAGGAAGATGCAGGCACGCTCCGCAAGGGCATGGAAGTGACCGTAAAAATTCCTGCCCTGCCGCAGGAAGAAATCACAGGACGTCTGTCCTTCGTTTCACCCATTGTCGATCCAGCCACTCGAACAGTGGCGGTCCGTATGGAAATGAAGAACACGGAAGGACGTCTGAAGCCGGATGAACTCGCCAGCATGATCTTCACCGGTCATGCGGACAGAAAGTTGACCATACCGAACACAGCCACGGTCCGCGAAGACAATCGTGATCACGTCTTTGTACAGATTGCGCCGCAGAAGTATTTGCTGCGTGAGGTGCAGTTGGGGGAGGAGCAAGATGATCGACGCGTTGTGCTTGGCGGCGTTCGTGCCGACGAGCGCATCGTGACGGATGGAGCCTTCCACCTCAATAATCAGCGAAAGCAGAACGCGATCAAGGGAGGCCAGTAG